One segment of Pasteurella skyensis DNA contains the following:
- the rluA gene encoding bifunctional tRNA pseudouridine(32) synthase/23S rRNA pseudouridine(746) synthase RluA, which translates to MALIEYNPPTEPYLEEIYRDDYITVINKPSGLLSVPGAKPEYQDSAMFRVLQKYKFAQPVHRLDMATSGLILFALSKNAEKELKRQFRDREPEKHYQALLWGNFGEVGETGTINFPLICDWENRPRQKICYEKGKQAVTFYEVLAHYPNNTTRVKLTPHTGRSHQLRLHSLALGHPIIGDKFYANPLARSLSPRLCLHAQMLTITHPVTGKRMRFESDVPF; encoded by the coding sequence ATGGCACTGATTGAATATAATCCACCTACAGAACCTTACTTAGAAGAAATTTACCGTGATGATTACATCACGGTAATCAACAAACCCAGTGGACTACTTTCTGTTCCAGGGGCTAAACCAGAATATCAAGACAGTGCAATGTTTCGTGTATTGCAAAAATATAAATTTGCCCAGCCAGTACATCGCTTAGATATGGCAACAAGCGGTCTCATTTTATTTGCATTAAGTAAAAATGCTGAAAAAGAGCTAAAACGCCAATTTCGAGATCGTGAGCCAGAAAAGCATTACCAAGCCTTATTATGGGGAAACTTTGGGGAAGTTGGAGAAACTGGCACAATCAATTTTCCACTAATTTGTGATTGGGAAAACCGTCCACGCCAAAAAATTTGCTATGAAAAAGGTAAACAAGCGGTCACATTTTATGAAGTTCTTGCACATTACCCTAACAACACCACAAGAGTAAAACTCACGCCTCACACAGGGCGCTCTCATCAGTTGCGACTACATAGCCTTGCACTCGGACACCCAATTATTGGCGATAAATTTTACGCAAACCCTTTAGCCAGGAGCCTTTCACCTAGATTGTGCCTACACGCTCAAATGTTGACTATAACCCATCCTGTTACAGGAAAAAGAATGCGATTTGAGAGTGACGTGCCATTTTAG
- the rapA gene encoding RNA polymerase-associated protein RapA: protein MSFMIGQRWISESENNLGLGIITEVNKRSVSLNFPAANEQRVYAIDAAPLTRVTFQKGDVVNSMEGWSLKISDIAINQDIILYFGLRSDTNEEVVLPEMQLDHKISFSKPQDRLFSAQIDRSDRFALRYYALRHQQAQYLSPLRGMRGIRASLIPHQLHIAKEVGKRLAPRVLLADEVGLGKTIEAGMILQQQLFSSRVNRVLVLVPESLQHQWLVEMLRRFNLNFSLFDEERCSDFSLDEETGIELNPFESESLVIASINWLENSPKRAKQVLNTDWDILIVDEAHHLEWSAENPSVGYQFVEQLSLRIPSILLLTATPEQLGQESHFARLALLDPDRFYDYQAFVEEQVQYQPVANAVNTLLNNEPLSSAQQNSISDLLPEEDVEPIFRIINGQSDPELQLEVRQELINKLIDRHGTSRVLFRNTRVGVKGFPHRIFNQITVTMPEQYVTALQSDEAQQIEDLLYPENLLLNKDPDIKWREFDTRIDWLIAFLSQHKEEKILVICKQANTAIQLEQILREKEAIRCAVFHEKMSIVERDRASAYFAQQEEGAQVLISSSIGSEGRNFQFARNLVLFNLPDNPDLLEQSIGRLDRIGQRFDIQIFVPCFENSAQMRLAQWYHEGLNAFEETCPMGSAIFAKFYQDLTAYLYDPQRDGFNDFIAVTSQHQQKLKAELETGRDRLLELNSNGGEQAQQLALDIAAEDNAPQLVSFILNLFDIIGLEQEDLGEQSIVITPTGHMLVPDFPGLSEEGKTVTFDRQLALMREEVEFLTWDHPMVRNGIDLITSGDIGKSAISLLVSKHLPAGTLLLETIYVVETQAPKALQLTRFLPPTPLRILLDNKGINMADQVSFSGLEKQLKPLNRQMATKIVKMARSEIEKLLSLSEQAVVSKAEALIQEAKQTANQTLSAELHRLTSLQAVNKNIRTDEVEALEKLREESLTQLEQANWRLDSLRVIISNQG from the coding sequence ATGAGTTTTATGATTGGACAGCGTTGGATCAGTGAAAGTGAAAATAACTTAGGATTAGGTATTATCACAGAAGTTAACAAGCGCAGTGTGAGTTTAAATTTTCCAGCAGCTAACGAACAACGAGTGTATGCTATTGATGCAGCTCCTTTAACTCGTGTTACCTTTCAAAAAGGTGATGTCGTTAATAGTATGGAAGGGTGGTCACTCAAAATCTCTGATATTGCCATCAATCAAGATATTATTCTCTATTTCGGGCTTCGTAGTGATACAAATGAAGAGGTCGTGCTACCAGAGATGCAACTTGATCATAAAATTAGTTTTAGCAAACCTCAAGATCGTCTATTTTCAGCACAAATTGATCGTAGTGACCGTTTTGCCTTGCGTTACTACGCACTCCGACATCAGCAGGCTCAATATCTGTCACCTTTAAGAGGAATGCGAGGCATTCGAGCCAGTTTAATTCCTCACCAATTACATATTGCGAAAGAAGTCGGTAAACGCCTTGCGCCTCGTGTATTACTCGCTGATGAAGTGGGATTAGGTAAAACGATTGAAGCAGGAATGATTTTACAACAGCAACTGTTTTCAAGCCGAGTCAATCGTGTATTAGTCCTTGTTCCAGAAAGTTTGCAACATCAATGGCTTGTTGAAATGCTACGCCGTTTTAATCTTAATTTCTCATTATTTGATGAAGAACGCTGTAGTGATTTTAGTTTAGATGAAGAAACGGGTATTGAATTAAATCCTTTTGAGAGTGAATCTCTGGTTATTGCCTCTATTAATTGGCTTGAAAATTCTCCAAAACGTGCAAAACAAGTCCTTAATACTGATTGGGATATTTTGATTGTGGATGAGGCTCATCATTTGGAATGGAGTGCAGAAAATCCAAGTGTTGGCTATCAATTTGTAGAACAACTTTCCCTACGCATTCCATCTATTTTATTGCTTACCGCAACCCCTGAACAACTAGGGCAAGAGAGTCATTTCGCTCGCCTTGCACTGCTCGATCCTGATCGTTTTTATGATTATCAAGCCTTTGTGGAAGAACAAGTGCAGTATCAACCTGTGGCAAATGCAGTCAATACGCTATTAAATAATGAACCTCTTAGTTCAGCGCAACAAAATAGTATCAGTGATTTGTTACCAGAAGAAGATGTAGAACCTATATTTCGTATTATCAATGGACAATCTGATCCAGAACTGCAATTGGAAGTCCGTCAAGAGTTAATCAACAAACTGATTGATCGTCACGGCACTAGCCGAGTCTTATTCCGTAACACTCGTGTTGGAGTAAAAGGCTTCCCGCACCGTATCTTTAATCAAATTACGGTGACTATGCCAGAGCAGTATGTCACGGCATTACAAAGTGATGAAGCACAACAAATTGAAGATCTCCTCTACCCTGAAAATTTATTATTAAACAAAGATCCTGATATAAAATGGAGGGAGTTTGATACTCGTATCGATTGGCTGATTGCTTTTTTAAGTCAACACAAAGAAGAAAAAATTCTCGTTATTTGTAAACAAGCCAATACCGCTATTCAATTAGAACAAATTTTGCGAGAGAAAGAAGCTATCCGCTGTGCTGTCTTCCACGAAAAAATGTCTATTGTTGAACGAGATCGTGCTTCTGCCTATTTTGCTCAACAAGAAGAAGGGGCTCAAGTTTTAATTAGCTCTAGTATTGGTTCGGAAGGACGCAACTTTCAATTTGCTCGTAATCTGGTACTCTTTAATTTACCTGATAATCCTGATTTATTAGAACAGAGTATTGGTCGTTTAGATCGTATCGGACAGCGCTTTGATATTCAAATTTTTGTTCCTTGTTTTGAAAACTCCGCACAAATGCGATTAGCTCAGTGGTATCACGAAGGATTAAATGCCTTTGAAGAAACCTGTCCGATGGGAAGTGCTATTTTTGCAAAATTTTATCAAGATCTGACCGCTTATTTATATGATCCACAACGAGATGGATTTAATGACTTTATTGCCGTCACCTCGCAGCATCAACAAAAGCTAAAAGCAGAATTAGAAACAGGGCGAGATCGTCTATTAGAACTCAATTCTAACGGTGGTGAACAAGCTCAACAGTTAGCCCTTGATATTGCCGCTGAGGACAATGCGCCTCAATTAGTCAGCTTTATCCTAAACTTATTTGATATTATCGGATTAGAACAAGAAGATTTAGGCGAACAAAGCATTGTTATTACCCCAACGGGGCATATGCTAGTTCCTGATTTTCCAGGTTTATCTGAAGAAGGAAAAACCGTTACCTTTGACCGACAACTTGCATTAATGCGAGAAGAGGTAGAGTTTTTAACTTGGGATCACCCAATGGTGCGTAATGGTATTGATTTAATTACCTCTGGTGATATTGGTAAAAGTGCTATTTCACTGCTAGTAAGTAAACACTTACCAGCTGGAACTCTATTGTTAGAAACCATTTATGTAGTAGAAACACAAGCTCCTAAAGCACTGCAATTAACACGTTTCTTACCGCCAACACCTTTACGTATATTATTAGATAACAAAGGCATCAATATGGCAGATCAAGTCTCTTTCTCAGGCTTAGAGAAGCAATTAAAACCACTAAACAGACAAATGGCAACGAAGATTGTCAAAATGGCACGTAGTGAAATTGAAAAACTGCTGTCATTAAGTGAACAAGCGGTTGTTTCAAAAGCAGAAGCACTGATTCAAGAGGCAAAACAGACTGCCAATCAGACCTTAAGTGCAGAGTTACACCGTTTAACCTCATTACAAGCCGTGAATAAAAATATTCGTACCGATGAAGTGGAAGCCTTAGAAAAATTAAGGGAAGAGTCTCTCACTCAATTAGAACAGGCTAACTGGCGTTTAGATAGCCTACGTGTAATTATCAGCAATCAAGGGTAA
- a CDS encoding DNA ligase — MWRLLLPFVFIPNLLAQPLDLMLLEKYQNQSIEGWVMSEKLDGVRGFWDGKQLLSRQNYPLSAPDYFTENFPPFAIDGELFSERRQFDNISAIIRGSQPQQWQKLKLYVFDVPNASGDLFDRLRQLDDYLKSHPTPYIEIIKQIPIQDKAHLTHFFEHIKKSKGEGIVIRNPQASYINGRSTQILKFKAVYDDECTVTAHHLGKGKYQGKMGSVSCSNSYGKFKIGSGFSDKDRANPPAIGSVITYKYRGFTSKGKPRFATFWRIRQDN, encoded by the coding sequence ATGTGGCGATTACTGTTACCTTTTGTTTTTATTCCTAATTTACTGGCTCAACCTCTTGATTTGATGTTATTAGAAAAATATCAAAATCAATCTATTGAAGGCTGGGTGATGAGCGAAAAATTAGACGGCGTCAGAGGTTTTTGGGATGGCAAACAGCTTCTTAGCCGACAAAATTATCCCCTTTCTGCTCCTGATTATTTTACTGAAAACTTTCCACCGTTTGCCATTGATGGCGAATTATTCAGTGAAAGACGTCAATTTGATAACATTTCTGCCATCATAAGAGGCTCTCAGCCTCAACAATGGCAAAAATTAAAGCTTTATGTTTTTGATGTTCCCAATGCAAGCGGTGACTTGTTTGATCGTTTACGCCAATTAGATGACTATTTGAAATCTCACCCCACCCCCTATATTGAAATCATTAAACAAATTCCAATTCAAGATAAAGCACATTTAACTCACTTTTTTGAACATATTAAAAAATCAAAAGGGGAAGGTATTGTTATTCGTAATCCTCAAGCTTCTTATATTAATGGTCGCTCAACACAAATCTTAAAATTTAAAGCCGTTTATGATGATGAATGTACGGTAACGGCTCATCATCTCGGTAAAGGAAAATATCAAGGAAAAATGGGCTCTGTTAGCTGTTCAAATAGCTACGGTAAATTTAAAATTGGATCAGGTTTTTCAGATAAAGATCGTGCTAATCCACCCGCTATTGGCTCTGTGATTACTTATAAATATCGTGGATTTACGTCAAAAGGTAAGCCTCGTTTTGCCACTTTTTGGCGAATCCGACAAGACAACTAA
- the aceE gene encoding pyruvate dehydrogenase (acetyl-transferring), homodimeric type — MSESIKNDVDPIETNDWLLAVNSLVRAEGTERAQFIIEQVIQQARENGVAVASGCTTPYVNTIDVTDEPTYPGDLELERRISSAIRWNAIMMVLKAGKKDLELGGHISSYQAATTIYEVAFNHFFRARNDKDGGDLVFFQGHSAPGIYARAFVEGRLTEEQLDNFRQEVGGKGLSSYPHPKLLPEFWQFPTVSMGLGPVNAIYQARFLKYLHNRGLKDTSEQKVYAYLGDGEMDEIESKGALTLAGRENLDNLIFVINCNLQRLDGPVHGNGKIVQELEGLFSGAGWEVIKVLWSRRWDKLFEKDTSGKLAQSMLEVVDGDYLTFKSKDGAYVREHFFNRYPETAALVADMTDDEIWHLTRGGHDTFKMYAAYHKAQSAGRPVVLLVQTVKGYKIEEAQSKNVAHQTKKMSEHSLRSFRDYFDLPVKDEEIENYPYVKFEEGSAEYDYLHNQRKKLKGYVPTRSPKFTTEFSVPALDEFSQLLEEQKRPISTTMAFVRFLNTLLKNKEIGKNIVPILADEARTFGMEGLFRQIGIYNPNGQKYTPSDRDVVAYYKEATDGQVLQEGINELGATASWLAAATSYSTNNLPMIPFFIYYSMFGFQRVGDMMWAAGDQRARGFMIGGTSGRTTLNGEGLQHEDGHSHIQSLTIPNCVSYDPAYVYEVAVIMQDGINRMYGEAQEDVFYYITTLNETYEQPAMPKGAEEGIRKGIYKFETVKAKSKEKVQLLGSGAIFRHVREAAQILANDYGISSDVYSVPSFTEVAREGNDVTRWNLLHPEAEAKVPYIAQVMNDAPAVAATDYMKLFAEQVRAFIPASSYAVLGTDGFGRSDSRENLRDHFEVDAHYVVIAALTELAKQGSIDKKVVSEAIAKFGINAEKADPFYA; from the coding sequence ATGTCAGAAAGCATTAAAAATGACGTAGATCCAATAGAAACAAATGATTGGCTACTTGCAGTTAACTCGTTAGTTCGTGCTGAAGGTACAGAACGAGCACAATTTATTATTGAACAAGTGATTCAGCAAGCACGTGAAAATGGTGTTGCTGTTGCTTCAGGTTGTACAACACCTTACGTCAATACTATTGATGTGACAGATGAACCAACATATCCAGGTGATTTAGAACTTGAACGCCGTATCAGTAGTGCAATCCGTTGGAATGCGATTATGATGGTATTAAAAGCAGGTAAAAAAGATCTTGAATTAGGTGGACATATTTCTTCTTATCAAGCAGCAACAACAATTTATGAAGTTGCATTTAACCACTTTTTCAGAGCAAGAAATGACAAAGACGGTGGCGATTTAGTATTTTTCCAAGGTCACTCTGCACCGGGTATTTATGCACGTGCTTTTGTTGAAGGACGTTTAACGGAAGAACAGTTAGATAATTTCCGTCAAGAAGTGGGCGGTAAAGGTTTATCTTCATACCCTCACCCTAAATTATTACCAGAATTTTGGCAGTTCCCAACGGTTTCTATGGGATTAGGCCCTGTTAATGCAATTTATCAAGCACGTTTCTTAAAATATCTTCATAATCGTGGCTTAAAAGATACTTCAGAACAAAAAGTATATGCGTATCTGGGCGATGGTGAAATGGATGAAATTGAATCTAAAGGAGCATTAACCCTTGCAGGTCGTGAGAATTTAGATAACTTAATTTTTGTGATTAACTGTAACTTACAACGTTTAGATGGACCTGTACACGGTAACGGTAAAATCGTACAAGAATTAGAAGGCTTATTCAGTGGAGCGGGTTGGGAAGTGATTAAAGTACTTTGGAGCAGACGTTGGGATAAACTGTTCGAAAAAGATACCTCAGGTAAATTAGCACAATCAATGCTAGAAGTGGTTGATGGTGATTACTTAACCTTTAAATCTAAAGACGGCGCTTATGTGCGTGAGCATTTCTTTAACCGCTACCCTGAAACAGCAGCTCTAGTGGCAGATATGACAGACGATGAAATTTGGCACTTAACACGTGGCGGTCACGATACCTTTAAAATGTATGCGGCTTATCATAAAGCACAAAGTGCAGGTAGACCGGTTGTATTACTTGTACAAACAGTAAAAGGCTACAAAATTGAAGAAGCACAAAGTAAAAACGTGGCTCACCAAACGAAGAAAATGTCTGAGCATAGCTTACGTTCATTCCGTGACTACTTCGATCTACCAGTAAAAGATGAAGAAATTGAAAACTACCCTTATGTAAAATTTGAGGAAGGGAGTGCAGAATACGATTATCTTCACAATCAACGTAAAAAATTAAAAGGGTACGTACCAACACGCTCACCTAAATTTACCACTGAATTTAGTGTTCCTGCGTTAGACGAGTTCTCTCAATTATTAGAAGAACAAAAACGTCCAATTTCAACCACAATGGCGTTTGTACGTTTCTTAAATACCTTATTGAAAAATAAAGAGATTGGTAAAAATATCGTGCCAATTTTAGCCGATGAGGCTCGTACTTTCGGTATGGAAGGCTTATTCCGTCAAATTGGAATTTATAACCCAAATGGTCAAAAATATACACCTTCAGACCGTGATGTAGTGGCTTACTATAAAGAAGCAACAGACGGTCAAGTATTGCAAGAAGGTATCAATGAATTAGGTGCAACGGCTTCTTGGTTAGCGGCAGCAACGTCATACTCAACCAATAACTTGCCAATGATTCCATTCTTTATTTACTACTCAATGTTTGGTTTCCAACGTGTTGGAGATATGATGTGGGCAGCAGGGGATCAGCGTGCAAGAGGCTTTATGATTGGTGGTACTTCTGGTCGTACAACACTAAATGGTGAAGGTCTACAACACGAAGACGGTCATAGCCATATTCAATCATTAACTATTCCTAACTGTGTCTCCTACGATCCTGCTTATGTGTATGAAGTAGCGGTAATTATGCAAGATGGTATTAACCGTATGTATGGAGAAGCACAAGAAGATGTGTTCTATTACATCACAACCTTAAATGAAACTTACGAGCAACCAGCAATGCCAAAAGGGGCAGAAGAGGGTATTCGTAAAGGTATCTACAAATTTGAAACTGTGAAAGCTAAATCTAAAGAAAAAGTTCAATTATTAGGTTCTGGTGCAATCTTCCGTCACGTACGTGAAGCGGCGCAAATTTTAGCAAATGATTACGGTATTTCTTCTGATGTATATAGCGTACCATCATTTACAGAGGTGGCACGTGAAGGTAACGATGTCACGCGTTGGAACTTATTACACCCAGAAGCAGAAGCAAAAGTGCCTTATATTGCTCAAGTAATGAATGATGCACCAGCCGTAGCAGCAACAGACTATATGAAACTTTTTGCTGAACAAGTACGTGCCTTTATTCCAGCATCAAGCTATGCAGTATTAGGTACCGATGGTTTTGGTCGTTCAGATAGCCGTGAAAACTTACGTGATCACTTTGAAGTGGATGCGCACTATGTTGTGATTGCAGCTTTAACAGAGCTAGCAAAACAAGGCAGTATTGATAAGAAAGTAGTTTCAGAGGCAATTGCTAAATTTGGTATTAATGCTGAAAAAGCAGATCCATTTTACGCATAA
- a CDS encoding helix-turn-helix domain-containing protein, with protein MSNNLQVIFSKRFKEARKAKGFTQEKLGIAIGLDEFVASTRINRYEKGIHQPDFQTLSNIAKVLDIPVAFLFADDELSKKILS; from the coding sequence ATGTCCAATAATTTACAAGTGATTTTTTCTAAACGTTTTAAAGAAGCAAGGAAAGCAAAAGGATTTACCCAAGAGAAATTAGGTATTGCGATAGGATTAGATGAATTTGTGGCAAGTACACGAATTAATCGTTATGAAAAAGGTATCCATCAGCCCGATTTTCAAACGCTGAGTAATATTGCAAAGGTATTAGATATTCCAGTTGCTTTTTTATTTGCAGATGATGAACTATCAAAGAAAATACTATCATAG
- a CDS encoding bifunctional 2',3'-cyclic-nucleotide 2'-phosphodiesterase/3'-nucleotidase: MKTTLKPLAFITLAIFGTASAETLNLRIIETTDLHTNIMDYNYYRDKPTADLGLVRTASLIKQARSKVQNSVLVDNGDLLQGSPMGDYIAATGIKTIHPVYKVMNELHYDAANIGNHEFNYGLDFLKTSLKGANFPYVNSNVFDAKTGKHFFTPYIIKTHKFKDQKGNAQIVKIGYIGFVPPQILVWDKKNLEGKVTVKDIKATAEKLVPEMKAKGADVIIAIPHSGISAQKHTLNAENSASYLADVKGIDAIAFGHSHAIFPSTDYANIEKTDIKNGTINGVPAVMPGRWGSHIGVIDLTLSNDSGKWMVADGQSQTRAIWNKKERKALVEGEQHLRDVIKEDHKGTRDFVNQPIGKSDAPMYSFLALVQDDPTVQIVNLAQKDYVERFVQGDPNLANIPVLSAAAPFKTGGRKNDPTNYTEVEAGKLTFRNAADLYLYPNTLVALKISGQELKEWLECSAGMFNQIDPTNKNEQALLDYDGFRSYNFDVIDGVNYQIDVTQPKRYNGDCKLQDPKAERIVNLTYKGKAVKPTQEFLIATNNYRAYGGKFAGTDKAHLAFSSPDENRSIVADYIRRVSKEKGQISPSADNNWQFKPIKAADLTLMVETSPSDKATKFVETNSRYPMKAMELDDNGFARYYIDLSRLK; the protein is encoded by the coding sequence ATGAAAACAACCTTAAAGCCATTGGCTTTTATTACCCTTGCGATCTTTGGTACGGCAAGTGCTGAAACTTTAAATTTACGTATTATTGAAACCACTGATTTGCATACCAATATAATGGATTATAACTATTATCGTGATAAACCAACGGCAGATTTAGGTTTGGTGCGTACAGCATCTTTAATCAAACAAGCTCGCAGTAAAGTACAAAATAGTGTGCTGGTAGATAATGGAGATCTCCTACAAGGTAGTCCTATGGGCGATTATATTGCTGCAACAGGAATAAAAACTATACACCCTGTTTACAAGGTAATGAATGAACTGCATTACGATGCTGCAAATATTGGAAACCACGAATTTAATTATGGATTAGATTTCTTAAAAACATCCCTTAAAGGTGCCAATTTCCCTTATGTAAACTCAAATGTTTTTGATGCAAAAACAGGTAAACACTTCTTTACACCTTATATTATAAAAACACATAAATTTAAGGATCAAAAAGGCAATGCGCAAATCGTTAAAATTGGTTATATCGGTTTTGTGCCACCTCAAATTTTAGTTTGGGATAAGAAAAACCTTGAAGGAAAAGTTACTGTTAAAGATATTAAAGCAACGGCTGAAAAATTAGTGCCTGAAATGAAAGCAAAAGGTGCGGATGTTATCATTGCGATCCCTCATTCAGGTATTTCTGCTCAAAAACATACCCTAAATGCTGAAAATTCTGCCTCTTACCTCGCTGATGTGAAAGGTATTGATGCCATTGCATTTGGTCATTCACACGCCATTTTCCCAAGTACTGATTATGCAAATATTGAAAAAACAGATATTAAAAACGGAACCATTAATGGTGTTCCTGCTGTAATGCCAGGGCGTTGGGGAAGCCATATTGGAGTAATTGATTTAACGCTTTCTAATGATTCTGGTAAATGGATGGTAGCAGATGGACAATCACAAACTCGTGCCATTTGGAATAAAAAAGAACGTAAAGCATTAGTGGAAGGTGAGCAACATTTACGTGACGTAATCAAAGAGGATCATAAAGGTACTCGTGATTTTGTTAATCAGCCAATAGGTAAATCTGATGCGCCAATGTATTCATTTTTAGCATTGGTACAAGATGATCCGACAGTACAAATTGTGAATTTAGCACAAAAAGATTATGTAGAACGCTTTGTACAAGGCGACCCAAATTTAGCGAACATTCCTGTATTATCTGCGGCGGCTCCATTTAAAACTGGAGGACGTAAAAACGATCCAACTAATTATACTGAAGTGGAAGCGGGTAAATTAACCTTTAGAAATGCGGCAGATTTATATCTTTATCCAAACACATTAGTAGCATTAAAAATTAGTGGTCAAGAATTAAAAGAGTGGTTGGAATGTTCAGCAGGTATGTTTAATCAAATTGATCCAACGAATAAAAATGAGCAAGCTTTATTAGATTACGATGGTTTTAGAAGTTATAACTTCGATGTCATTGATGGTGTTAATTATCAAATTGATGTCACTCAACCAAAACGTTATAACGGTGATTGTAAATTACAAGATCCTAAAGCAGAGCGTATTGTGAATTTGACTTATAAAGGTAAAGCAGTTAAACCAACTCAAGAATTTTTAATCGCAACCAATAACTACCGTGCTTATGGTGGTAAGTTTGCAGGAACGGATAAAGCGCATCTGGCTTTCTCATCACCAGATGAAAACCGTAGCATAGTCGCAGACTATATTCGTCGAGTTTCAAAAGAAAAAGGACAAATTTCACCATCAGCAGATAACAATTGGCAATTTAAACCAATCAAAGCAGCTGATTTAACATTAATGGTTGAAACGTCGCCAAGTGATAAAGCAACAAAATTTGTGGAAACAAATAGTCGCTATCCAATGAAAGCAATGGAGCTTGATGATAATGGTTTTGCTCGTTATTACATTGATTTAAGTCGTTTGAAATAA
- the aceF gene encoding pyruvate dehydrogenase complex dihydrolipoyllysine-residue acetyltransferase yields the protein MAKQIQIPDIGGDEVTVTEIMVKVGDTIEVDQSVINVEGDKASMEVPAPEAGVIKEILVKEGDAVTTGSPMLVLESADTVAAPAEESKAETPVATPVATASAVVDVNVPDIGGDEVTVTEIMVKVGDSVEVDQSILNVEGDKASMEVPAPMAGVVKEILIAEGDMVSTGKLVMRFETSAPATVETPAQPQVAPTEAPKQEVAPAPATSSAKNESGLSQDKVEASASFAHATPVIRRLAREFGVNLDNVKGTGRKNRIVKEDLQAYVKNAVQVFENKASGKAGNGVADGSGLGLLPWPKVDFSKFGETEEVELGRIQKISGANLHRNWVMIPHVTQWDKADITTLEAFRKEQNAYLQKTKQDVKITPLVFIMKAAAKALEEFPRFNSSLSEDGQRLTLKKYVNIGIAVDTPNGLVVPVFKNVNNKGILELSREISEISKKAREGKLTASDMQGGCFTISSLGGIGGTHFTPIVNAPEVAILGVSRSEMTPVWNGKDFEPRLMLPLSLSYDHRVIDGADGARFITFLSSVLADLRRLAM from the coding sequence ATGGCAAAACAAATTCAAATTCCAGATATTGGTGGTGATGAAGTTACTGTTACAGAAATAATGGTAAAAGTAGGCGATACCATCGAAGTGGATCAATCAGTAATTAACGTTGAAGGCGATAAAGCATCAATGGAAGTACCAGCACCTGAAGCGGGTGTGATAAAAGAAATTCTTGTAAAAGAAGGTGATGCAGTAACAACGGGTAGCCCAATGTTAGTGTTAGAATCTGCTGACACAGTAGCTGCACCAGCAGAAGAATCAAAAGCAGAAACACCAGTAGCCACACCTGTGGCAACCGCATCAGCAGTCGTTGATGTAAACGTACCTGATATCGGTGGTGATGAAGTAACCGTAACTGAAATTATGGTTAAAGTTGGTGACAGTGTTGAAGTCGATCAATCAATCTTAAACGTTGAAGGCGACAAAGCCTCAATGGAAGTACCTGCACCAATGGCGGGTGTGGTTAAAGAAATTTTAATCGCAGAAGGCGATATGGTTTCTACGGGTAAATTAGTGATGCGTTTTGAAACTTCTGCACCAGCAACGGTAGAAACACCAGCTCAACCACAAGTAGCACCAACAGAAGCACCAAAACAAGAAGTTGCACCTGCACCAGCAACATCTTCTGCTAAAAATGAATCTGGTTTAAGCCAAGATAAAGTAGAAGCAAGTGCAAGTTTTGCTCATGCAACACCAGTGATTCGTCGTTTAGCACGTGAGTTTGGGGTAAACCTAGATAACGTGAAAGGTACAGGTCGCAAAAACCGTATTGTGAAAGAAGATTTACAAGCTTATGTGAAAAATGCGGTTCAAGTATTTGAAAACAAAGCATCAGGTAAAGCAGGCAACGGCGTGGCAGACGGTTCTGGTTTAGGTTTATTACCTTGGCCAAAAGTTGATTTCAGCAAATTTGGGGAAACCGAAGAAGTTGAATTAGGTCGTATCCAAAAAATCTCAGGGGCAAACTTACACCGTAACTGGGTAATGATCCCTCACGTAACACAATGGGATAAAGCGGATATCACAACCCTTGAAGCATTCCGTAAAGAGCAAAATGCTTACTTACAAAAAACCAAACAAGACGTGAAAATCACGCCACTTGTATTCATTATGAAAGCTGCCGCAAAAGCGTTAGAAGAATTCCCTCGCTTTAACAGTTCACTTTCAGAAGATGGTCAGCGTTTAACACTTAAAAAATACGTAAATATTGGTATCGCCGTAGATACACCAAACGGCTTAGTGGTACCAGTATTTAAAAATGTGAATAACAAAGGTATTTTGGAGCTTTCTCGTGAAATTTCAGAAATCTCTAAAAAAGCCCGTGAAGGTAAATTAACCGCATCAGATATGCAGGGTGGCTGTTTCACTATTTCATCACTAGGTGGAATTGGTGGTACTCACTTTACTCCAATTGTAAATGCACCAGAAGTGGCGATTTTAGGTGTATCAAGATCTGAAATGACACCAGTATGGAATGGTAAAGATTTTGAACCACGTTTAATGCTACCACTATCATTGTCTTACGATCACCGAGTGATTGACGGTGCAGATGGAGCGAGATTTATTACATTCTTAAGTAGTGTATTGGCAGATTTACGCCGTTTAGCAATGTAG